Proteins from a genomic interval of Hornefia porci:
- the ylxM gene encoding YlxM family DNA-binding protein: MNEIAKESLLFDFYGNLLTEKKRRVMELYHEEDLSLAEIAENFGISRAAVHDSLKSAERQLADYERKLGMVAHMTALRSTCEQALGIVAELAEDCGRDPLARKRLTELRKLLGELERA, translated from the coding sequence ATGAATGAGATAGCAAAGGAAAGTCTTTTGTTCGATTTCTACGGAAACCTCCTGACAGAAAAGAAACGCCGGGTCATGGAACTCTATCACGAGGAGGATCTTTCCCTGGCAGAGATCGCGGAAAACTTCGGGATCTCCAGAGCCGCGGTGCACGATTCTCTGAAAAGCGCGGAACGGCAGCTGGCGGACTACGAGCGGAAGCTTGGAATGGTGGCGCATATGACCGCGCTGCGGAGCACCTGTGAGCAGGCGCTCGGAATCGTTGCGGAGCTCGCAGAGGACTGCGGAAGAGATCCGCTCGCGCGAAAGAGACTTACAGAGCTCCGGAAGCTTCTGGGGGAACTGGAAAGGGCATGA